One region of Gossypium raimondii isolate GPD5lz chromosome 6, ASM2569854v1, whole genome shotgun sequence genomic DNA includes:
- the LOC105772033 gene encoding uncharacterized protein LOC105772033 codes for MEKDLNSLHNNAQRAYVDLMNYAQHIEVSLHRQTTQQILANRLRLKTSIDVVRWLSFQGCAFKGHDESSRSKNRGNFLELLLLLASYDEKVEDILKSALQNASYTSSTIQKEILQIHANRVRNVIREEIGDRKFSIIVDEARDESKKEQMTIILRFIDKQGQVKERFFDIVHVKDTASLTLKNVIFNVLLQHSFDIQNIRALVAAAREVVEVHQFFKDLSDIVNSASASSKRHDELQKAQAAEITHMNAQYIVGRSRNKKEDVIVEHHYQVDIFFATIDTQLQELKSRFNENVVELLTLTTALDPKEFFKSLVESGKSVMYPLVDRLIRLILTLPVSTASSEHTFSAMKIVKTRLRSKMEDDFLRSSLVVYIEKEIVEKFDINEIIFL; via the exons ATGGAAAAAGATCTGAATTCACTGCATAACAATGCACAACGAGCTTATGtagatttaatgaattatgCTCAACATATTGAAGTATCACTTCATAGACAAACTACACAACAAATTTTGGCTAATCGTCTACGTCTAAAAACTAGTATAGATGTTGTTCGATGGTTGTCATTTCAAGGGTGTGCTTTTAAAGGTCATGATGAAAGCTCGAGATCAAAAAATCGTGGGAACTTTCTTGAATTGTTATTACTATTAGCATCATATGATGAGAAAGTTGAAGATATTTTGAAAAGTGCTCTACAAAATGCTAGTTATACTTCTTCAACAATACAAAAAGAGATATTGCAAATTCATGCCAATAGAGTTCGTAATGTAATTCGTGAAGAAATTGGTGACAGAAAGTTCAGCATTATTGTGGATGAAGCGAGAGACGAGTCAAAAAAAGAGCAAATGACaattattttgagatttattgaTAAACAAGGACAGGTAAAAGAACGATTTTTTGATATAGTCCATGTTAAAGATACTGCATCATTGACTttgaaaaatgtgatttttaatgtTCTCTTGCAACATAGTTTTGACATACAAAATATCCGAG CATTGGTTGCAGCAGCTAGAGAAGTGGTTGAAGTGCATCAATTCTTTAAAGACTTGTCTGATATTGTTAATAGTGCTTCGGCTTCTTCCAAACGACACGATGAATTACAAAAAGCCCAAGCAGCTGAAATAACTC ATATGAATGCTCAATACATTGTGGGTCGTAGTCGCAACAAGAAGGAAGATGTTATAGTGGAGCATCATTATCAAGTGGATATATTTTTTGCTACAATAGATactcagttgcaagaattgaagaGCAGGTTTAACGAAAATGTTGTCGAGCTTCTCACTCTTACTACAGCTTTAGATCCCAAGGAGTTTTTCAA AAGCTTAGTTGAAAGTGGAAAGTCAGTCATGTACCCACTTGTTGACAGATTGATTCGTCTTATATTGACTCTTCCAGTTTCAACGGCATCCTCAGAACATACTTTTTCTGCTATGAAGATTGTGAAAACTCGACTTCGTAGCAAGATGGAAGATGATTTTTTAAGAAGTTCTTTGGTTGTGTACATTGAGAAAGAAATTGTagaaaaatttgatataaacgaaataatttttctttaa
- the LOC105773664 gene encoding protein ROOT HAIR DEFECTIVE 3 homolog 2 isoform X2, whose translation MAEIDHCCSTQLIDGEGEFNVVGLDNFIRTTKLTNCGLSYAVLAIMGPQSSGKSTLLNHLFQTNFREMDAFRGRSQTTKGIWIANCVGIDPFTVAMDLEGTDGRERGEDDTTFEKQSALFALAIADIVLINMWCHDIGREQAANKPLLKTVFQVMMRLFSPRKTTLLFVVRDKTKTPLEYLEPILSEDIQKIWNAVSKPESHKDTPLSEFFNVEVTALSSFEEKEDLFKEQVAQLRQRFFNSISPGGLAGDRQGVVPAAGFSFSAQQIWRVIKENKDLDLPAHKVMVATVRCEEIANEKLHHLSSNEDWLALEEAVQCGPVSGFGRRLSSILETYFSGYDIETFYFDHGVRNAKRKQLESKSLDFVHPAYLNLLGHFRFKALEDFKSRLEQMLNIGEGFAASICTSTESCMLEFDQGYADAAIKQANWDASKVKEKLCRDINAHALSVQDAKLSELVVSYEKQLGQSLSEPVESLFDNAGRDTWASIRKLLTRETGIAVSEFSAAISSFELDQSTVEKMLQDLKDYARNVVEKKAREEAGKVLIRMKDRFSAVFSHDNDSMPRVWTGKEDIKTITKGARTASLSLLSVMVAIRLDGKPGEIENILFSSLMEGTVTAVSSVDRSITTSDPLASSSWEEVMVSPKSILITPVQCKSLWRQFKAETEYTVTQAISAQEAYKQSNNWLPPPWAIVAMVVLGFNEFMLLLSDVGSDGHPRAVSTWHSGWANLYLVEVSSHHHESSKATCRRGSRASN comes from the exons ATGGCGGAAATAGACCACTGTTGCTCCACTCAATTGATAGATGGTGAAGGAGAGTTCAATGTAGTTGGACTCGACAACTTCATTCGGACCACTAAGCTCACTAACTGTGGCCTCTCTTATGCCGTCTTAGCTATCATGGGCCCCCAAAGTAGCG GGAAGAGCACCCTGTTAAATCATCTTTTCCAGACAAATTTTAGGGAGATGGATGCATTCAGAGGAAG GAGTCAAACTACCAAGGGTATTTGGATTGCAAACTGTGTTGGCATAGATCCTTTCACGGTTGCTATGGATTTGGAAGGTACTGATGGAAGAGAAAGAGGCGAG GATGACACTACATTTGAGAAACAAAGTGCCCTTTTTGCTTTGGCCATTGCTGATATTGTGctaataaacat GTGGTGTCATGATATTGGTCGGGAGCAGGCTGCCAACAAACCACTTCTGAAAACAGTTTTTCAG GTTATGATGCGGTTATTCAGCCCCCGGAAAACAACACTGCTGTTTGTTGTACGTGATAAAACAAAG ACCCCTCTTGAATATTTGGAGCCTATCCTGAGCGAAGATATTCAAAAG ATATGGAATGCAGTTAGTAAACCTGAGTCTCATAAAGATACTCCCCTCAGTGAATTCTTTAAT GTGGAGGTCACTGCTTTATCAAGCTTTGAAGAAAAAGAGGATTTGTTCAAAGAGCAG GTTGCTCAACTAAGGCAGCGCTTTTTCAATTCTATTTCTCCGGGAGGACTTGCTGGTGATAGACAGGGTGTTGTCCCTGCCGCCGGATTCTCTTTTAGTGCACAACAGATATGGAGAGTTATAAAAGAGAATAAGGATCTCGATCTTCCTGCTCACAAG GTAATGGTTGCCACAGTGCGTTGTGAAGAGATTGCAAATGAGAAACTCCATCACTTATCCTCTAATGAG GATTGGTTAGCATTGGAAGAAGCTGTTCAATGTGGACCAGTATCTGGTTTTGGGAGAAGGCTGAGCTCTATCCTAGAAACCTACTTTTCAGG ATATGACATAGAGACATTCTACTTCGATCATGGTGTAAGAAATGCAAAGCGGAAACAACTGGAATCAAAATCTTTAGAT TTTGTGCATCCTGCATATCTTAACCTGCTTGGACATTTTCGCTTCAAAGCACTTGAAGATTTCAAGTCAAGATTGGAACAGATGCTGAATATAGGAGAAGGATTTGCAGCTTCTATTTGTACAAGTACTGAGTCTTGTATGCTTGAATTTGACCAAGGATATGCAG ATGCTGCCATCAAACAGGCTAATTGGGATGCttctaaagtaaaggaaaaactTTGCCGTGATATTAATGCACATGCATTATCTGTTCAAGATGCAAAATTGTCTGAATTGGTGGTTAGCTATGAG AAACAACTTGGTCAATCACTATCCGAACCAGTGGAGTCTCTATTTGATAATGCCGGAAGAGACACCTGGGCTTCAATAAGAAAGCTTCTTACACGTGAGACTGGGATTGCCGTATCAGAGTTTTCAGCTGCCATTTCTAGTTTTGAGTTAGATCAATCGACAGTTGAGAAAATGCTGCAAGATTTGAAGGATTATGCGAGAAATGTGGTGGAGAAGAAAGCAAGAGAAGAAGCTGGAAAAGTTCTGATCCGCATGAAGGATAG GTTCTCAGCTGTCTTCAGTCATGACAATGATTCAATGCCAAGAGTTTGGACTGGAAAGGAAGACATTAAGACAATTACTAAGGGTGCTCGTACTGCG TCTCTGAGTTTGTTGTCTGTTATGGTTGCCATTCGATTGGACGGGAAACCAGGTGAAATTGAAAACATACTGTTTTCATCCCTTATGGAAGGAACTGTGACTGCTGTATCTTCAGTGGACAGAAGTATTACTACTTCAGACCCTCTTGCCTCTAGTTCATGGGAGGAAGTAATG GTTTCTCCAAAAAGTATCCTGATCACGCCAGTTCAATGCAAGTCATTGTGGAGACAGTTTAAAGCAGAGACTGAGTATACAGTTACTCAAGCTATTTCAGCGCAG gAGGCTTACAAGCAAAGTAACAACTGGTTACCTCCCCCCTGGGCAATTGTGGCAATGGTTGTCCttggatttaatgaatttatgcTCCTTTTAAG TGATGTGGGTTCAGATGGACATCCCAGGGCAGTTTCAACATGGCACT CTGGCTGGGCAAATCTCTATCTCGTCGAGGTTTCTTCCCACCATCATGAATCTTCTAAGGCGACTTGCAGAAGAGGCTCAAGGGCATCAAACTGA
- the LOC105773664 gene encoding protein ROOT HAIR DEFECTIVE 3 homolog 2 isoform X1, which produces MAEIDHCCSTQLIDGEGEFNVVGLDNFIRTTKLTNCGLSYAVLAIMGPQSSGKSTLLNHLFQTNFREMDAFRGRSQTTKGIWIANCVGIDPFTVAMDLEGTDGRERGEDDTTFEKQSALFALAIADIVLINMWCHDIGREQAANKPLLKTVFQVMMRLFSPRKTTLLFVVRDKTKTPLEYLEPILSEDIQKIWNAVSKPESHKDTPLSEFFNVEVTALSSFEEKEDLFKEQVAQLRQRFFNSISPGGLAGDRQGVVPAAGFSFSAQQIWRVIKENKDLDLPAHKVMVATVRCEEIANEKLHHLSSNEDWLALEEAVQCGPVSGFGRRLSSILETYFSGYDIETFYFDHGVRNAKRKQLESKSLDFVHPAYLNLLGHFRFKALEDFKSRLEQMLNIGEGFAASICTSTESCMLEFDQGYADAAIKQANWDASKVKEKLCRDINAHALSVQDAKLSELVVSYEKQLGQSLSEPVESLFDNAGRDTWASIRKLLTRETGIAVSEFSAAISSFELDQSTVEKMLQDLKDYARNVVEKKAREEAGKVLIRMKDRFSAVFSHDNDSMPRVWTGKEDIKTITKGARTASLSLLSVMVAIRLDGKPGEIENILFSSLMEGTVTAVSSVDRSITTSDPLASSSWEEVMVSPKSILITPVQCKSLWRQFKAETEYTVTQAISAQEAYKQSNNWLPPPWAIVAMVVLGFNEFMLLLRNPLYLMGLFVVYLLSKVMWVQMDIPGQFQHGTLAGQISISSRFLPTIMNLLRRLAEEAQGHQTDEPPRQQCSLVFQS; this is translated from the exons ATGGCGGAAATAGACCACTGTTGCTCCACTCAATTGATAGATGGTGAAGGAGAGTTCAATGTAGTTGGACTCGACAACTTCATTCGGACCACTAAGCTCACTAACTGTGGCCTCTCTTATGCCGTCTTAGCTATCATGGGCCCCCAAAGTAGCG GGAAGAGCACCCTGTTAAATCATCTTTTCCAGACAAATTTTAGGGAGATGGATGCATTCAGAGGAAG GAGTCAAACTACCAAGGGTATTTGGATTGCAAACTGTGTTGGCATAGATCCTTTCACGGTTGCTATGGATTTGGAAGGTACTGATGGAAGAGAAAGAGGCGAG GATGACACTACATTTGAGAAACAAAGTGCCCTTTTTGCTTTGGCCATTGCTGATATTGTGctaataaacat GTGGTGTCATGATATTGGTCGGGAGCAGGCTGCCAACAAACCACTTCTGAAAACAGTTTTTCAG GTTATGATGCGGTTATTCAGCCCCCGGAAAACAACACTGCTGTTTGTTGTACGTGATAAAACAAAG ACCCCTCTTGAATATTTGGAGCCTATCCTGAGCGAAGATATTCAAAAG ATATGGAATGCAGTTAGTAAACCTGAGTCTCATAAAGATACTCCCCTCAGTGAATTCTTTAAT GTGGAGGTCACTGCTTTATCAAGCTTTGAAGAAAAAGAGGATTTGTTCAAAGAGCAG GTTGCTCAACTAAGGCAGCGCTTTTTCAATTCTATTTCTCCGGGAGGACTTGCTGGTGATAGACAGGGTGTTGTCCCTGCCGCCGGATTCTCTTTTAGTGCACAACAGATATGGAGAGTTATAAAAGAGAATAAGGATCTCGATCTTCCTGCTCACAAG GTAATGGTTGCCACAGTGCGTTGTGAAGAGATTGCAAATGAGAAACTCCATCACTTATCCTCTAATGAG GATTGGTTAGCATTGGAAGAAGCTGTTCAATGTGGACCAGTATCTGGTTTTGGGAGAAGGCTGAGCTCTATCCTAGAAACCTACTTTTCAGG ATATGACATAGAGACATTCTACTTCGATCATGGTGTAAGAAATGCAAAGCGGAAACAACTGGAATCAAAATCTTTAGAT TTTGTGCATCCTGCATATCTTAACCTGCTTGGACATTTTCGCTTCAAAGCACTTGAAGATTTCAAGTCAAGATTGGAACAGATGCTGAATATAGGAGAAGGATTTGCAGCTTCTATTTGTACAAGTACTGAGTCTTGTATGCTTGAATTTGACCAAGGATATGCAG ATGCTGCCATCAAACAGGCTAATTGGGATGCttctaaagtaaaggaaaaactTTGCCGTGATATTAATGCACATGCATTATCTGTTCAAGATGCAAAATTGTCTGAATTGGTGGTTAGCTATGAG AAACAACTTGGTCAATCACTATCCGAACCAGTGGAGTCTCTATTTGATAATGCCGGAAGAGACACCTGGGCTTCAATAAGAAAGCTTCTTACACGTGAGACTGGGATTGCCGTATCAGAGTTTTCAGCTGCCATTTCTAGTTTTGAGTTAGATCAATCGACAGTTGAGAAAATGCTGCAAGATTTGAAGGATTATGCGAGAAATGTGGTGGAGAAGAAAGCAAGAGAAGAAGCTGGAAAAGTTCTGATCCGCATGAAGGATAG GTTCTCAGCTGTCTTCAGTCATGACAATGATTCAATGCCAAGAGTTTGGACTGGAAAGGAAGACATTAAGACAATTACTAAGGGTGCTCGTACTGCG TCTCTGAGTTTGTTGTCTGTTATGGTTGCCATTCGATTGGACGGGAAACCAGGTGAAATTGAAAACATACTGTTTTCATCCCTTATGGAAGGAACTGTGACTGCTGTATCTTCAGTGGACAGAAGTATTACTACTTCAGACCCTCTTGCCTCTAGTTCATGGGAGGAAGTAATG GTTTCTCCAAAAAGTATCCTGATCACGCCAGTTCAATGCAAGTCATTGTGGAGACAGTTTAAAGCAGAGACTGAGTATACAGTTACTCAAGCTATTTCAGCGCAG gAGGCTTACAAGCAAAGTAACAACTGGTTACCTCCCCCCTGGGCAATTGTGGCAATGGTTGTCCttggatttaatgaatttatgcTCCTTTTAAG GAATCCTCTCTATCTAATGGGTCTATTTGTTGTGTATTTACTTTCAAAAGTGATGTGGGTTCAGATGGACATCCCAGGGCAGTTTCAACATGGCACT CTGGCTGGGCAAATCTCTATCTCGTCGAGGTTTCTTCCCACCATCATGAATCTTCTAAGGCGACTTGCAGAAGAGGCTCAAGGGCATCAAACTGATGAGCCCCCCAGGCAACAATGTTCACTCGTTTTTCAGAGTTAA